In Streptomyces sp. P3, one DNA window encodes the following:
- a CDS encoding pyridoxamine 5'-phosphate oxidase family protein, with the protein MTEIPKTANWAAFAAAEPELAKVAEERFAAFTHHVLATLRKDGSPRTSGLEVRFTGGELWLGMMPNSLKARDLHRDPRFNLQANPGEGTGLGGGDVRIAGRAVEVDDPKTKGAYVKEVEPPEPFHLFRTELTEVVRTSIEDDTYLVTQVWKPGEPVRTLKRT; encoded by the coding sequence ATGACCGAGATCCCCAAGACGGCGAACTGGGCGGCCTTCGCCGCGGCCGAACCGGAGCTGGCGAAGGTCGCCGAGGAACGCTTCGCGGCCTTCACGCACCATGTCCTCGCGACGCTCCGCAAGGACGGCTCGCCCCGCACCAGCGGCCTCGAGGTCCGTTTCACCGGCGGTGAGCTGTGGCTCGGCATGATGCCAAACTCGCTCAAGGCACGGGACCTGCACCGCGACCCCCGCTTCAACCTCCAGGCCAACCCGGGCGAGGGGACGGGGCTGGGCGGTGGCGACGTCCGGATCGCCGGCCGGGCGGTCGAGGTGGACGACCCGAAGACCAAAGGGGCGTACGTCAAAGAGGTGGAACCGCCGGAGCCGTTCCACCTCTTCCGCACCGAGCTGACGGAGGTCGTGCGCACCTCCATCGAGGACGACACCTATCTGGTCACCCAGGTCTGGAAGCCCGGAGAGCCGGTGCGCACTCTCAAGCGGACCTGA
- a CDS encoding DUF4429 domain-containing protein: MAEIIQRDGTWAFDGATVRITPGLHRSVPLFRQTYGEIAVPLEAVAGIVYEPERRRGRLRMRLREGADPLLQATGGRLPDAADPYRLTVDVDRCGVAEYLAEEIRHALLLDQVPGEPTAAYLLPGPPVPVSVRSSDGVVSFDGVQVRVDWAETSDRVKRATGPRVLDVVDVVRVEWLPNSGFEDGFLRFVTRETVHAKLPAEKDPYALALWGNVSRDLLTALVATAVTARLPHPSARAHPEPDDHDGAGPGRAHGPGGTDRGRRPTASVPAPADHHDVLLRRLRELGALHRDGVLTDEEFARTKAVVLQGF, translated from the coding sequence ATGGCCGAGATCATCCAGCGTGACGGGACCTGGGCCTTCGACGGCGCGACGGTCCGGATCACGCCGGGGCTGCACCGCTCCGTGCCGCTGTTCCGGCAGACGTACGGGGAGATCGCCGTGCCTCTGGAGGCGGTCGCCGGGATCGTCTACGAGCCCGAACGCAGACGCGGGCGGCTGCGGATGCGGCTGCGCGAGGGAGCGGATCCGCTGCTGCAGGCGACCGGCGGACGGCTGCCCGACGCGGCCGACCCCTACCGGCTCACCGTGGACGTGGACCGTTGCGGGGTCGCCGAGTACCTCGCCGAGGAGATCCGGCACGCGCTGCTGCTGGACCAGGTGCCGGGCGAGCCGACCGCGGCCTACCTCCTGCCGGGCCCGCCGGTCCCGGTCTCCGTGCGGTCCTCCGACGGCGTCGTGTCCTTCGACGGCGTCCAGGTGCGCGTCGACTGGGCGGAGACCTCGGACCGGGTGAAACGGGCGACCGGGCCCCGGGTGCTCGACGTCGTAGACGTGGTGCGGGTCGAGTGGCTGCCCAACTCCGGTTTCGAGGACGGTTTCCTGCGCTTCGTGACCCGCGAGACGGTGCACGCGAAGCTGCCGGCCGAGAAGGACCCGTACGCCCTCGCCCTGTGGGGCAACGTGAGCCGCGACCTGCTGACGGCGCTGGTCGCGACGGCGGTCACCGCGCGGCTGCCGCACCCCTCCGCACGCGCGCACCCGGAGCCCGACGACCACGACGGGGCCGGGCCCGGACGCGCGCACGGGCCGGGGGGCACGGACCGCGGAAGGCGGCCCACCGCGTCTGTCCCGGCGCCGGCCGACCATCACGACGTACTGCTGCGCCGGCTGCGCGAGTTGGGCGCGCTGCACCGGGACGGTGTGCTGACCGACGAGGAGTTCGCGCGGACGAAGGCCGTGGTGCTGCAGGGCTTCTGA
- a CDS encoding class II aldolase/adducin family protein, with amino-acid sequence MHGPTPPAPLPTDRLRFAMPPMHDSVEDERLHRKERLAGAVRLFGRLGFEDGVSGHITARDPEFDDCFWVNPFGMPFQHVTVSDLVLTNQDGQVVEGGYHVNQAAFTVHAQVHAARPDVVAVAHCHSVHGRALAALGELLDPITQESCAFYEDHALYDAYSGVAVDAEEGRRIAAALGSRKALVLRNHGLLTVGDSVDAAAWWFLSMERSSQVQLTAKAAGRPVLIDHRAAVATREQLGGDLVAWINYQPLWQEISRSQPDLLS; translated from the coding sequence ATGCACGGGCCCACGCCGCCTGCCCCCCTGCCCACCGACCGGCTGCGGTTCGCGATGCCGCCCATGCACGACTCGGTGGAGGACGAGCGCCTGCACCGCAAGGAACGGCTGGCGGGCGCGGTGCGCCTCTTCGGACGGCTCGGCTTCGAGGACGGCGTCTCCGGGCACATCACCGCCCGCGACCCCGAGTTCGACGACTGCTTCTGGGTCAACCCCTTCGGGATGCCCTTCCAGCACGTCACGGTCAGTGATCTGGTGCTGACCAACCAGGACGGGCAGGTCGTCGAGGGCGGCTACCACGTCAACCAGGCCGCCTTCACCGTGCACGCCCAGGTGCACGCGGCCCGGCCCGACGTCGTGGCCGTCGCGCACTGTCACTCCGTGCACGGCCGCGCCCTCGCGGCCCTCGGTGAACTGCTCGACCCCATCACCCAGGAGAGCTGCGCGTTCTACGAGGACCACGCCCTCTACGACGCCTACTCCGGGGTCGCCGTCGACGCGGAGGAGGGCCGGCGCATCGCGGCCGCGCTCGGCTCCCGCAAGGCGCTGGTGCTGCGCAACCACGGACTGCTGACGGTCGGCGACTCCGTCGACGCCGCCGCCTGGTGGTTCCTGTCGATGGAACGCTCCAGCCAGGTCCAGTTGACCGCGAAGGCGGCCGGCCGGCCCGTCCTGATCGACCACCGGGCGGCGGTGGCGACCCGGGAACAGCTCGGCGGCGACCTGGTGGCGTGGATCAACTACCAGCCGCTGTGGCAGGAGATCAGCCGCAGCCAGCCCGACCTGCTGAGCTGA